A single window of Oligoflexus sp. DNA harbors:
- a CDS encoding DUF2975 domain-containing protein, whose protein sequence is MSQLKKIPHTFRRSRLILRFVMLILILLALREMFSGFVEGLREASRDMAANVYPTPHGGISLSAMDVSLMLFVVMTGIMISILKEFEAGRYFTESVLRKTFRMGLITEITCYLLLPLLALYHARVSGMDAASVYFSSINYVGGVAGTFIRYLSRLFLIGKDLEETQELTV, encoded by the coding sequence ATGTCCCAGCTAAAAAAGATTCCTCATACCTTTCGTCGATCCCGCCTGATTCTGCGCTTCGTGATGCTCATTCTTATTCTGCTCGCCCTGCGCGAAATGTTTTCCGGCTTTGTGGAAGGACTGAGGGAAGCCAGCCGGGATATGGCGGCCAATGTTTACCCGACGCCGCATGGCGGCATTTCCCTGAGTGCGATGGATGTGAGTCTTATGCTTTTTGTGGTCATGACGGGAATCATGATCAGCATTCTGAAGGAATTCGAAGCAGGTCGTTATTTTACGGAGAGTGTTCTGCGTAAAACTTTTCGCATGGGGCTTATCACGGAAATAACCTGCTATCTCCTCCTGCCTCTTCTCGCGCTTTATCATGCCCGTGTATCCGGAATGGATGCGGCTTCGGTTTATTTCAGCAGCATCAATTACGTGGGTGGCGTTGCGGGCACCTTCATTCGTTATCTCTCGCGCCTCTTTCTGATCGGCAAGGATCTGGAAGAAACTCAGGAACTGACCGTTTGA